CAAGGCATCACTGTCATTTGCAGACACAAATCAGGCATATACGGTGAATTTAGCGGACCGTAAAGAAGACTATGAGAAATTAGGCATTTATACGGATGGTGAATTGAATGAACCGATGGAATTGATGGTATTGCCTTATGCCTTTTTCGAGCCTGTCAAGATTTTCGGTAAAAAGGGTAAGGGCCTCAAAGGATATCAGCAAATCAGCGGTGCCTATAAAGCGGACGGGATCGGCACGGTGACCTCGTATTGGTATTATGATCAAGGGAAATGGAACTTGAAGAAAATCAAATGGAAAGAAAGCGGTGGCAGGAACCGTTTATAGGCATTTATCATACTCTGTTGTAAGCCCATTTTGAACAATAGGAGGCTTACACATGAGTGAATTTAAGCCAGAGAACTTGGTAGTGACCCATTTACCTCCAGCATCCAGCTTCTACCCGATTGATAACAGGAAATACACCCTGACACACTCAGACTCCACAGGTGAATTATGTTTAAGCATCGGGTGTCATTTTGACCCCTCACACATCAATCCTGCCATGCGGGACGAAGTAAAAGCAGAGTGGAGAAGGGACCTCGGTCAGTATACACTTGCAGGAACCGTTTATGTGAGCGGGGGAGAATATGATCAGCAGCTTTCAAACGTAAGATACATGATCTTTAAGAAAGAGATCCCGCTTGCTTTATCAGCGATTGTAAACGGGGATGAAGGGTTTTATACGTACTATCCATGGCTGCTCGATGCACCGATCTTCATTTGCTTCGAATCAGTTTTCCCACAGTTTCAACAAACCATATATTTTGGAACGCCGAGGCAATATAGGTTATGAAGTAAGAGCATAAGGAGATTTCTCTTTATGCTTATTTACTTTCTTAAAAAAGTGGGTTTTACTCATTCATAATAGTATTATGTAAACTTTAGGAAGCGTATATGCTTTATTAAAGTCATTGATTTCGCAATTGCATAAACTGATTGGAATTTTAGAGGGTATTGGAGGAACATGTCGAAATCATTTCAAATAGAACCTATTCATGCGTTGGAGGTAGAGAAATGAAAATCACAAGAATGGATCATATCAGTATAAACGTGCATGATCTTTCAAGCGCGAAAGAATTTTTTATTGATTTAGGACTTGAGGTGAAAGCGGAATGGGAGATGGATGGAGAATTGCTGGACAGGATCGTTGGCTTAAAGGAGGTAAAAACGTCATGCGTAGGGATGGGCTTGCCGGACGGTCAGACATGGATCGAACTCGTTAAATATATCACACCCGCTGATGAAGAGGGCATTCAGCACACGCTTCCCAACACGCTCGGTATCCGGCATATCTGCTTCGCAGTAGACGATCTTGACACCATGGTTGCCCATTTGAAAAGAAAGGGGACCGGAATCTTTAGCGAAATCCAGCAATATGAAGACAAATATAAGTTATGCTACGTTCGTGGTCCAGAAGGAATCATGTTAGAACTGGCGGAGGAACTCAGATAATGGATGAGGAATATGCAAAAAACTGATGCAAGCATGTAGAATCTTGTTTACATAATAAAGAGCTAAACGCAGTATAAGAAAAGGGGTTTCATTGTGCCCGTTCCAAGAAGAATTACACCCCTGTGTCCAAAATGCAAGGGATATAACACGTATGACATCATTCCGGAGATTCCGGATCAACCGGAGTTTCAATTACGACCGGATGAGTTCTTACATGATACGTATTCGATTGGCAATGCAAAGTATCATTGTGCAGATTGTGACCATACCTGGAAAAAGTACGAGGGGGAGCAACCTTATAAAAGGATAAAAGTGATCCACTCTTATGTAGGCGGGTTTCCCGGTCCGAACCATCATGTGAGGGTTGATCTTGCAGACAAAAGAGTAGACCATCATACCGAATACCTTTTTTTAGACGGAAAACAAGAGAGTGATTATACATTATTGACTGATGAGGATATAGATTTTTATCCTCATGAACTTTATCGATGTGATTTCGTGAACTGGGCTGAAGAATACGATACCGTTTGTTTAGTAATGGATGGTACTCATTGGCGAGTGCGGATAGAATACGATACGCATTGTGAAATAAAAGTTGGGGACAACCACTTCCCGCCAAAATGGGCAAAGTTCTGTAAAACGTGTTCAGCGATGAGTGGTCATGAGTTTAAATAGGAGGATCATTAAAACTACTGTAGATAAACGCTTGCCGTTGATCTTCTTTTGACTTAGCGGCAGCGTTCCCTTTAAATCACTCGATAGGGACTGCCTGAATGAAAATGAAGGGGGAGGAGGCTTATTTTTCCTTCCCATGAATTAAAGAAGATATTATTTGCACATGTTTGGCTTAGAAAAGTTGTTGATGAGTATGCAGTAGGATATTTATGGAATATTTTATGGCTGTTGAGATACAGCTGATATTCATACAGAGATTAATGAAAATTCATCTAAAAGACCGCCAATTAATGATGATTTGAAGAGATCAACAGATTGTAAACCGATTCAGGGATTTTTGAACAGCACCGAAAATTTATCAGGAAGACTTGGAAGTTATCCGAAATAATTTTTGAGAAGTAACTCATTAAAAACTTCTCAATATCATTTATTATGGAAAGTGTCTCATTTACCAAAATTTTTATTCCGTCTCAATATAAGGCGTATACTAGCCTTATGAGACTCATTCAGTCATTTCGGATTAACTTCCGATAATATATATTATGTAAACTAGAAAAGGAAAACAACGAGAACCCTAAATTCTCTTCCTCCTCCGCTTTTCTTCCTGCATACCTATCTTTTACTAACGTGTATAAACCTTAAACTGTTTTCATTTACACTCCAACCCAATTTATTTTCCTGTATTTTGATCATCCACAATAAAAATTTAATCCGGAATGATCCTTATGAATGTGATTTATTTTTTCTCCCCATATATCTAACGCTCATTTTCTTTTTTGTATCTAATTCACATGCATTCATCTATGTCTCTTATGTTGTTCTATGTAAAGCAAGGCGCAAAGCCCTGCTTTCATCTTTCTTATCGTTTGTCTCTCATTTCATTATCGAATGAATGTGCAATCATCCGGATCTTCTGGTGTCCTCTTCGGATTGGTCCGTGGAGAACAGAATCCTCCGAGCAATTCGAGCTTTACAGGATAGATGCTTTCCACTTCTACACATAATTTTGTCAGCAGTGTGAACTGTTCATTTGTTATGGTGCTGCCCGCTCTGATGAACGTCTCCATTACCTTCACTGACACGTTGGATGGAGTCATCGGTTCAGGTATACAAATGGCCAGTTCCTCGTCGAATGTCACAGGAACCTCAAAGGACAGTACCGGTTCATCTGAACCGTTCTCAATCACTTCGACTTGTACTGTGACTTCAAATCTGATTGTGGCAACACCCGGGTTTCCGTTTGCTAGTGCAATGACTCTACCTGTAGGAATGCCGGTTATACTGGTCCTTAACTCCATAGGTGAAGCACCGGTCAATACTGCTTGTGGAAAGAAAACAGTCTGTTTTTGTGATGCAACAAATACGACCCAATCGTACACTTTGTCGATTGAAATACACTCGGGGCTCAGGTTACCACTGAGCGGTACCAGGCTGATATTTAACAGTAGTGCTTCAAATGGATCCAGTGTGAGGGTGAATCTCGCTTCCTCGTAACCTTGGGTACTGGCAATCAGGACATACGTGCCAGGCGGGAGCCCGACTAAAGTATAACGCCCTAATTCGTCTGTATAGGTGGTTTGAATAGGCAGGTCGGAACCTGGGATCGTGACCGTCAGTTGTACGTTTGCAATTGGCTCTCCTGTGATGCTATTCGTTACGCGTCCATAGACACTGGCAGGGAATCTTGATAATGGCACATTGATGGTCCGAATTTCATCTGCCCTTAAATCGACAGTATTGATTGAAGTACCGTAACCTGGATAGCTGACACGCAGCGTGACTCTTCCAACCGGTATGCCTTGGATTCTGTAATATCCCATGCCGTCTGAAAGTGCACTTCCGACCAATACGCCATCTACGAAGACTTCGGCTAATGCACCTATGATTTTATTACCGGTATCACCATCGGTAATATAGCCCTGGAGTGTTGCAGGATTATTGAGTAACAGAAAATTAACTGTCTCCGTGACGCCTGTTTCAATAACAAGAGCACCTATTCCTGCCTGGTAATTTGGATTGGTAGCCGTGATATCATAGCTGCCGGGAGCAAGACCATAAATGAAATATTCTCCGTTTATATCCGTCGGGATTGTGGCTATGATATTCCCTTCGCCGTCGATCACAGAAATTAACGTGTTCGCTAATGGGAGCCCGCTGCTTGCGCTCCTGACGATGCCCTGCACCCCTCCGCCAGTTGGCGTCAACTGAAAATTCAAGATAATCGTCGTATTGTCCTGGATAACAACTGTATCGTTCTCAGAACTGTACTCCGGCTCCCTTGTCACTAGTACATACACCCTTGAAGAAAGTTCCGTGGTTCTGTAAAATCCGTTTTCATCAGTGACGGTCGTGAAAATGATCGGACCGGTCGGGCCATCTTGCCGTATGACTACCGTAGCACCAGGTACAGGCAATCCGGTGACGGAACTGGTGACAGTCCCTTCGATTACGGCAGTTGATGGCGTCATTGCGAAGCTGACCGTGGCGATTTGCCCTGGAGACAGGAATACGCCTGCTGTCTCAGGGCCGAATCCTGAAGCATTGGCCACGATAGTGTAGTTGCCCGGGGCAAGATCTGTCAGTACATATGCACCTGTGGAGTCGGTCAAAACTGTTTTAATCAGCACTGACGTATCATCGTACAGCTGGATCACGCTATCTGGGATCGGCTCCCCTGTATCGAGGTTGGTGACAAATCCGTTCACACCTGCTGGAACAGGTGAAAGACGCAAAGTAGTTGTGACCGTATCGCCCGGACTGCTGAATATCGATTTGGAATCACTTCCGTAATCGTTTTTAGACCCGGTCACCAGCAATTCACCGCTAGGCAGATTATTGAAGGTGATTTGGCCATTGGCATTGGTTAATCCTACGGCGATCCTGACACCGTCTGTCTGTTCGACGGTGACCGTCGCGCCGGATATTGGCAACAGCGTCGTCGCATCGATCACAGTAGATGTCAAAGTTACCGGGAACGCTACCAATACATTTGTGACATTCGTCGTTTGATTGGAAACAACAACTGCAGCGACCGTGGATGATGCATATCCGGGAGCAGACGCCACCACATAGTACGTTCCGGGCGCAAGGTCAGGTACTGTAAAAGTCCCGTCAGGATTTGCAAGCAGTGAAGTGATAACGGTTTTATTTTCATCCTCGATTATGATTGTTGTATTGTTTTCGGTGATTGGATTCCCGTCTTCATCCACGACCAACCCGGAAATGGTTCCAGGGTTAGGTGTCAAAGCGATGTTTGCCCCTGTCGTGTCCCTTGCTGTAACGATGGCCCCGGTTTGCCCGGTGGCAAATCCGGTTTTCGATGCGGTGACGATTTTCTCACCGATTGGCAAGTCACCAACCAGGTACGTTCCTGAAGAAGTTGTTGTGGTAACGGCGACAATTTCCTGGGTTTGCACATCCCTGATCGTGACGGTCGCACCTGGGATGAAGTCCCCGGTGTCAGCATTTGTCACTAATCCGCTGATACCTCCCCTTTCTGTCACCAAAGTAAGGTTGATGTCAGTCAGCATCTCTCCTGAAGAGACTGTCACACCAGTGAAGGACGGTGCGTATCCGTCAGCAAATACTTCAACTGTATATGAGCCGGAACCTAACCCGGTAATAAAGTACTCACCATTTGCATTGGTAAAGGTCTCAGCGATCAAGTCGCCTGCAGCATCCCTTATTTCAACGATGGCGCTTTGGATAGGTTGATTGTTCGCATCGACAATCCGTCCGGAAACAGATGCTGGTGATGGCTGCATGGTGAGCGTCACTGGTGAGGCTTGATTCGAGACTACCTGAACACCTGTGGTAGCCGTCACATAGTTATTTGCACTTGCTGTGACAGTATAATTCCCCGGTGCGAGGTTATTAAATGAGAATGCGCCGCTGTCGTCTGCTATGACCGATGAAATGAACACACCACTCGCATTGAATAGCCTAACAACCGTCCCTGGAACGATAGGGTTAACGACACCGGTAATGCTGCCCGGATTTTGTTCCAGTTCGATGGCAACCGGGGTCGTTTCGCCACTTAACACAATGGCTCCTATCGTATTGTTCTGATATCCGGATGCGATGGCTGTGACATTATAGCTGTTGGGGGTCAATCCATTAACAGTAAAAACCCCATTGACATCGGTAATGACGGTTGCGACAACAAAGCCCTGCCCGTCCACCACAGTGACTTCGGCCCCTGCGAGGGGAGCTTGTGAATTTATGTCCAGGA
The nucleotide sequence above comes from Bacillus sp. KH172YL63. Encoded proteins:
- a CDS encoding staygreen family protein gives rise to the protein MSEFKPENLVVTHLPPASSFYPIDNRKYTLTHSDSTGELCLSIGCHFDPSHINPAMRDEVKAEWRRDLGQYTLAGTVYVSGGEYDQQLSNVRYMIFKKEIPLALSAIVNGDEGFYTYYPWLLDAPIFICFESVFPQFQQTIYFGTPRQYRL
- a CDS encoding VOC family protein, with the protein product MKITRMDHISINVHDLSSAKEFFIDLGLEVKAEWEMDGELLDRIVGLKEVKTSCVGMGLPDGQTWIELVKYITPADEEGIQHTLPNTLGIRHICFAVDDLDTMVAHLKRKGTGIFSEIQQYEDKYKLCYVRGPEGIMLELAEELR
- a CDS encoding carboxypeptidase regulatory-like domain-containing protein; its protein translation is MQFPSASQYTPLLVNGTPLFDNFGDESPQPIDIVGNSTFPAGFIAYDGENIFFRLRLNADPRQGQGFRQFAWGVLFNTTGDAGTYDWLLNVDGLDESVNIYENIIKEFNSWNDPAEGINGNPNFSQPITNFDYARVILADSSIDGDQDYFLDWFLPADTIFNVMGINETSTISTVYFSSANSNNYNKDSLQTNEGFEFIDAFTDPITVEDTDVRARLSVAKTLTSGPTQVEFGETATWTGTVTVSNIGKALATAILANDVIGLDNIVTYSIDTISQGTAVFNGTTKTVTWDVGNLAAGDTATLTFTATGSFTDDQQASFFLDQVTADGVDNLSGDPIQSNTATIPITVLDDASVNGTIIDSSNGEFIAGATVELKQGATTVATTSSDINGFYGFVNVAPGNYTVVASNPPDYTQASVPVTVASGESVSQDIFLSPATSTIQGTVTGSAIPQVNATVRLLNNFGVEVATTTTNVTGNYSFLNVTPGPYIVEAIANNFQSAQEPVITEPNTVSVVDFDLLPNPGAIEGTVFDQTNGDPIPNATVEVLTNQGVFVESTTTDALGYYLLEDLAEGTYIVRASAADYGTNSVSASVTSGVTTTSDVPLQPVPGTISGNLTDDVSGQPISGAVVQIINSSGQVVTTGTTDALGNYTIENLVPGSYSVVFSANGYSNTVLGAIVTQNQTTTLDAGLDPIAGLVTGTVTDNAMIPIEGALVTIVQNNIPIATDITDQNGNYEVPNLAPGSYTVVVSADNFTTETVGTIITSGETTVTNVVLAPDPGTLSGNVTNDSGDPIAGATISIQTNVGIILTTVTDSNGNYVVEGLAPGNYTVTASAPNFQTQIIGASISSNQTTASNFILVSNPGGIIGQITNVQTGDPILGANIEVRILDSTGAIVSTIFSDTNGQFSSNQLAPGEYTLVFSADNFQTTAVSTLVEAGQTATVNVGLVPDPGSIQGTVLDINSQAPLAGAEVTVVDGQGFVVATVITDVNGVFTVNGLTPNSYNVTAIASGYQNNTIGAIVLSGETTPVAIELEQNPGSITGVVNPIVPGTVVRLFNASGVFISSVIADDSGAFSFNNLAPGNYTVTASANNYVTATTGVQVVSNQASPVTLTMQPSPASVSGRIVDANNQPIQSAIVEIRDAAGDLIAETFTNANGEYFITGLGSGSYTVEVFADGYAPSFTGVTVSSGEMLTDINLTLVTERGGISGLVTNADTGDFIPGATVTIRDVQTQEIVAVTTTTSSGTYLVGDLPIGEKIVTASKTGFATGQTGAIVTARDTTGANIALTPNPGTISGLVVDEDGNPITENNTTIIIEDENKTVITSLLANPDGTFTVPDLAPGTYYVVASAPGYASSTVAAVVVSNQTTNVTNVLVAFPVTLTSTVIDATTLLPISGATVTVEQTDGVRIAVGLTNANGQITFNNLPSGELLVTGSKNDYGSDSKSIFSSPGDTVTTTLRLSPVPAGVNGFVTNLDTGEPIPDSVIQLYDDTSVLIKTVLTDSTGAYVLTDLAPGNYTIVANASGFGPETAGVFLSPGQIATVSFAMTPSTAVIEGTVTSSVTGLPVPGATVVIRQDGPTGPIIFTTVTDENGFYRTTELSSRVYVLVTREPEYSSENDTVVIQDNTTIILNFQLTPTGGGVQGIVRSASSGLPLANTLISVIDGEGNIIATIPTDINGEYFIYGLAPGSYDITATNPNYQAGIGALVIETGVTETVNFLLLNNPATLQGYITDGDTGNKIIGALAEVFVDGVLVGSALSDGMGYYRIQGIPVGRVTLRVSYPGYGTSINTVDLRADEIRTINVPLSRFPASVYGRVTNSITGEPIANVQLTVTIPGSDLPIQTTYTDELGRYTLVGLPPGTYVLIASTQGYEEARFTLTLDPFEALLLNISLVPLSGNLSPECISIDKVYDWVVFVASQKQTVFFPQAVLTGASPMELRTSITGIPTGRVIALANGNPGVATIRFEVTVQVEVIENGSDEPVLSFEVPVTFDEELAICIPEPMTPSNVSVKVMETFIRAGSTITNEQFTLLTKLCVEVESIYPVKLELLGGFCSPRTNPKRTPEDPDDCTFIR